In one Nomascus leucogenys isolate Asia chromosome 13, Asia_NLE_v1, whole genome shotgun sequence genomic region, the following are encoded:
- the CTCFL gene encoding transcriptional repressor CTCFL isoform X7: MPEKGLKEEEKDGARREKDHRSPSELEAERTSGAFQDSVLEEEVELVLAPSEESEKHILTLQTVHFTSEAVELQDMSLLSIQQQEGVQVMVQQPGPGLLWLEEGPRQSLQQYVAISIQQELYSLQEMEVLQFHALEENVMVASEDSKLAVSLAESAGLIKLQEGQEKNQLLAERRLAERTKEQLFFVETMSGDERSDEIVLTISNLNVEEQEDQPTAGQADAEKAKSTKNQRKTKGAKRTFHCDVCMFTASRMSSFNRHMKTHTNEKPHLCHLCLKTFRTVTLLRNHVNIHTGNRPYKCNDCNMAFVTSGELVRHRRYKHTHEKPFKCSMCKYASVEASKLKRHVRSHTGERPFQCCQCSYASRDTYKLKRHMRTHSGEKPYECHICHARFTQNGTMKTHILQKHSENVPKYQCPHCAAIIARKSDLRVHMRNLHAYSATELKCRYCSAVFHERYALMQHQKTHKNEKRFKCEHCSYACKQERHMTAHIRTHTGEKPFTCLSCNKCFRQKQLLNAHFRKYHDANFIPTVYKCSKCGKGFSRWILWVGNSEVAELGGPGSGSLLRLQSGCPPGLHHLKAGLGSEDLLPGQLHHTTAGTGLSSLPQGPLCRAA; this comes from the exons ATGCCGGAAAAAGgcctgaaggaggaggaaaaagacgGAGCGCGCAGAGAGAAAGACCATCGGAGCCCTAGTGAGTTGGAGGCCGAGCGTACCTCTGGGGCCTTCCAGGACAGCGTCCTGGAGGAAGAAGTGGAGCTGGTGCTGGCCCCCTCGGAGGAGAGCGAGAAGCACATCCTGACCCTGCAGACGGTGCACTTCACTTCTGAAGCTGTGGAGTTGCAGGATATGAGCTTGCTGAGCATACAGCAGCAAGAAGGGGTGCAGGTGATGGTGCAGCAGCCTGGCCCTGGGTTGCTGTGGCTTGAGGAAGGGCCCCGGCAGAGCCTGCAGCAGTACGTGGCCATTAGTATCCAGCAAGAGCTGTACTCCCTGCAAGAGATGGAGGTGTTGCAGTTCCACGCTCTAGAGGAGAATGTGATGGTGGCCAGTGAAGACAGTAAGTTAGCGGTGAGCCTGGCTGAAAGTGCTGGACTGATTAAG CTCCaggaagggcaggagaagaaCCAGTTATTGGCTGAAAGAAGATTGGCTGAAAGAACAAAGGAGCAGCTCTTTTTTGTGGAAACAATGTCAGGAGATGAAAGAAGTGACGAAATTGTTCTcacaatttcaaatttaaatgtgGAAGAACAAGAGGATCAACCTACAGCTGGTCAAGCAGATGCTGAAAAGGCCaaatctacaaaaaatcaaagaaagacaaAGG GAGCAAAACGAACCTTCCACTGTGATGTCTGCATGTTCACCGCTTCTAGAATGTCGAGTTTTAATCGTCATATGAAAACTCACACCAATGAGAAGCCTCACCTGTGTCACCTCTGCCTGAAAACCTTCCGTACGGTCACTCTGCTGCGTAACCATGTTAACATCCACACAG GAAACAGGCCCTATAAATGTAACGACTGCAACATGGCATTTGTCACCAGTGGAGAACTCGTCCGACACAGGCGCTATAAACATACTCATGAGAAACCCtttaaatgttccatgtgcaagTATGCCAGTGTGGAG gcAAGTAAATTGAAGCGCCATGTCCGATCCCACACTGGGGAGCGCCCCTTTCAGTGTTGCCAGTGCAGCTACGCCAGCAGAGACACCTACAAGCTGAAACGCCACATGAGAACGCACTCAG GTGAGAAGCCTTACGAATGCCACATCTGCCACGCCCGCTTCACCCAGAACGGGACCATGAAAACACATATTCTGCAGAAACATAGCGAAAATGTCCCCAAATACCAGTGTCCCCATTGTGCCGCCATCATTGCACGGAAAAGCGACCTAC GTGTGCATATGCGCAACTTGCATGCTTACAGCGCTACAGAGCTGAAATGCCGCTACTGTTCTGCTGTCTTCCATGAACGCTATGCCCTCATGCAGCACCAGAAAACTCATAAAAATGAGAAGAGGTTCAAGTGCGAACACTGCAGTTACGCCTGCAAGCAG GAACGTCATATGACCGCTCACATTCGTacccacactggagagaaaccattcACCTGCCTTTCTTGCAATAAGTGTTTCCGACAGAAGCAACTTCTAAACGCTCATTTCAGGAAATACCACGATGCAAATTTCATCCCGACTGTTTACAAATGCTCCAAGTGTGGCAAAGGCTTTTCCCGCTGG ATTCTGTGGGTTGGGAACTCAGAAGTGGCTGAACTGGGTGGTCCTGGCTCAGGATCACTCCTGAGGCTGCAGTCAGGATGTCCGCCAGGGCTGCATCATCTGAAGGCTGGACTGGGGTCAGAGGATCTGCTTCCAGGACAGCTCCACCACACAACTGCTGGCACcggcctcagttccttgccacagGGACCTCTCTgcagggctgcttga
- the CTCFL gene encoding transcriptional repressor CTCFL isoform X8 produces the protein MPEKGLKEEEKDGARREKDHRSPSELEAERTSGAFQDSVLEEEVELVLAPSEESEKHILTLQTVHFTSEAVELQDMSLLSIQQQEGVQVMVQQPGPGLLWLEEGPRQSLQQYVAISIQQELYSLQEMEVLQFHALEENVMVASEDSKLAVSLAESAGLIKLQEGQEKNQLLAERRLAERTKEQLFFVETMSGDERSDEIVLTISNLNVEEQEDQPTAGQADAEKAKSTKNQRKTKGAKRTFHCDVCMFTASRMSSFNRHMKTHTNEKPHLCHLCLKTFRTVTLLRNHVNIHTGNRPYKCNDCNMAFVTSGELVRHRRYKHTHEKPFKCSMCKYASVEASKLKRHVRSHTGERPFQCCQCSYASRDTYKLKRHMRTHSGEKPYECHICHARFTQNGTMKTHILQKHSENVPKYQCPHCAAIIARKSDLRVHMRNLHAYSATELKCRYCSAVFHERYALMQHQKTHKNEKRFKCEHCSYACKQERHMTAHIRTHTGEKPFTCLSCNKCFRQKQLLNAHFRKYHDANFIPTVYKCSKCGKGFSRWITSKWSGLKPQTFIT, from the exons ATGCCGGAAAAAGgcctgaaggaggaggaaaaagacgGAGCGCGCAGAGAGAAAGACCATCGGAGCCCTAGTGAGTTGGAGGCCGAGCGTACCTCTGGGGCCTTCCAGGACAGCGTCCTGGAGGAAGAAGTGGAGCTGGTGCTGGCCCCCTCGGAGGAGAGCGAGAAGCACATCCTGACCCTGCAGACGGTGCACTTCACTTCTGAAGCTGTGGAGTTGCAGGATATGAGCTTGCTGAGCATACAGCAGCAAGAAGGGGTGCAGGTGATGGTGCAGCAGCCTGGCCCTGGGTTGCTGTGGCTTGAGGAAGGGCCCCGGCAGAGCCTGCAGCAGTACGTGGCCATTAGTATCCAGCAAGAGCTGTACTCCCTGCAAGAGATGGAGGTGTTGCAGTTCCACGCTCTAGAGGAGAATGTGATGGTGGCCAGTGAAGACAGTAAGTTAGCGGTGAGCCTGGCTGAAAGTGCTGGACTGATTAAG CTCCaggaagggcaggagaagaaCCAGTTATTGGCTGAAAGAAGATTGGCTGAAAGAACAAAGGAGCAGCTCTTTTTTGTGGAAACAATGTCAGGAGATGAAAGAAGTGACGAAATTGTTCTcacaatttcaaatttaaatgtgGAAGAACAAGAGGATCAACCTACAGCTGGTCAAGCAGATGCTGAAAAGGCCaaatctacaaaaaatcaaagaaagacaaAGG GAGCAAAACGAACCTTCCACTGTGATGTCTGCATGTTCACCGCTTCTAGAATGTCGAGTTTTAATCGTCATATGAAAACTCACACCAATGAGAAGCCTCACCTGTGTCACCTCTGCCTGAAAACCTTCCGTACGGTCACTCTGCTGCGTAACCATGTTAACATCCACACAG GAAACAGGCCCTATAAATGTAACGACTGCAACATGGCATTTGTCACCAGTGGAGAACTCGTCCGACACAGGCGCTATAAACATACTCATGAGAAACCCtttaaatgttccatgtgcaagTATGCCAGTGTGGAG gcAAGTAAATTGAAGCGCCATGTCCGATCCCACACTGGGGAGCGCCCCTTTCAGTGTTGCCAGTGCAGCTACGCCAGCAGAGACACCTACAAGCTGAAACGCCACATGAGAACGCACTCAG GTGAGAAGCCTTACGAATGCCACATCTGCCACGCCCGCTTCACCCAGAACGGGACCATGAAAACACATATTCTGCAGAAACATAGCGAAAATGTCCCCAAATACCAGTGTCCCCATTGTGCCGCCATCATTGCACGGAAAAGCGACCTAC GTGTGCATATGCGCAACTTGCATGCTTACAGCGCTACAGAGCTGAAATGCCGCTACTGTTCTGCTGTCTTCCATGAACGCTATGCCCTCATGCAGCACCAGAAAACTCATAAAAATGAGAAGAGGTTCAAGTGCGAACACTGCAGTTACGCCTGCAAGCAG GAACGTCATATGACCGCTCACATTCGTacccacactggagagaaaccattcACCTGCCTTTCTTGCAATAAGTGTTTCCGACAGAAGCAACTTCTAAACGCTCATTTCAGGAAATACCACGATGCAAATTTCATCCCGACTGTTTACAAATGCTCCAAGTGTGGCAAAGGCTTTTCCCGCTGG ATTACCTCAAAATGGAGTGGCTtaaaaccacaaacatttatCACCTGA
- the CTCFL gene encoding transcriptional repressor CTCFL isoform X10, with the protein MSGDERSDEIVLTISNLNVEEQEDQPTAGQADAEKAKSTKNQRKTKGAKRTFHCDVCMFTASRMSSFNRHMKTHTNEKPHLCHLCLKTFRTVTLLRNHVNIHTGNRPYKCNDCNMAFVTSGELVRHRRYKHTHEKPFKCSMCKYASVEASKLKRHVRSHTGERPFQCCQCSYASRDTYKLKRHMRTHSGEKPYECHICHARFTQNGTMKTHILQKHSENVPKYQCPHCAAIIARKSDLRVHMRNLHAYSATELKCRYCSAVFHERYALMQHQKTHKNEKRFKCEHCSYACKQERHMTAHIRTHTGEKPFTCLSCNKCFRQKQLLNAHFRKYHDANFIPTVYKCSKCGKGFSRWILWVGNSEVAELGGPGSGSLLRLQSGCPPGLHHLKAGLGSEDLLPGQLHHTTAGTGLSSLPQGPLCRAA; encoded by the exons ATGTCAGGAGATGAAAGAAGTGACGAAATTGTTCTcacaatttcaaatttaaatgtgGAAGAACAAGAGGATCAACCTACAGCTGGTCAAGCAGATGCTGAAAAGGCCaaatctacaaaaaatcaaagaaagacaaAGG GAGCAAAACGAACCTTCCACTGTGATGTCTGCATGTTCACCGCTTCTAGAATGTCGAGTTTTAATCGTCATATGAAAACTCACACCAATGAGAAGCCTCACCTGTGTCACCTCTGCCTGAAAACCTTCCGTACGGTCACTCTGCTGCGTAACCATGTTAACATCCACACAG GAAACAGGCCCTATAAATGTAACGACTGCAACATGGCATTTGTCACCAGTGGAGAACTCGTCCGACACAGGCGCTATAAACATACTCATGAGAAACCCtttaaatgttccatgtgcaagTATGCCAGTGTGGAG gcAAGTAAATTGAAGCGCCATGTCCGATCCCACACTGGGGAGCGCCCCTTTCAGTGTTGCCAGTGCAGCTACGCCAGCAGAGACACCTACAAGCTGAAACGCCACATGAGAACGCACTCAG GTGAGAAGCCTTACGAATGCCACATCTGCCACGCCCGCTTCACCCAGAACGGGACCATGAAAACACATATTCTGCAGAAACATAGCGAAAATGTCCCCAAATACCAGTGTCCCCATTGTGCCGCCATCATTGCACGGAAAAGCGACCTAC GTGTGCATATGCGCAACTTGCATGCTTACAGCGCTACAGAGCTGAAATGCCGCTACTGTTCTGCTGTCTTCCATGAACGCTATGCCCTCATGCAGCACCAGAAAACTCATAAAAATGAGAAGAGGTTCAAGTGCGAACACTGCAGTTACGCCTGCAAGCAG GAACGTCATATGACCGCTCACATTCGTacccacactggagagaaaccattcACCTGCCTTTCTTGCAATAAGTGTTTCCGACAGAAGCAACTTCTAAACGCTCATTTCAGGAAATACCACGATGCAAATTTCATCCCGACTGTTTACAAATGCTCCAAGTGTGGCAAAGGCTTTTCCCGCTGG ATTCTGTGGGTTGGGAACTCAGAAGTGGCTGAACTGGGTGGTCCTGGCTCAGGATCACTCCTGAGGCTGCAGTCAGGATGTCCGCCAGGGCTGCATCATCTGAAGGCTGGACTGGGGTCAGAGGATCTGCTTCCAGGACAGCTCCACCACACAACTGCTGGCACcggcctcagttccttgccacagGGACCTCTCTgcagggctgcttga
- the CTCFL gene encoding transcriptional repressor CTCFL isoform X12: MEWAGHSGHAFHGAKRTFHCDVCMFTASRMSSFNRHMKTHTNEKPHLCHLCLKTFRTVTLLRNHVNIHTGNRPYKCNDCNMAFVTSGELVRHRRYKHTHEKPFKCSMCKYASVEASKLKRHVRSHTGERPFQCCQCSYASRDTYKLKRHMRTHSGEKPYECHICHARFTQNGTMKTHILQKHSENVPKYQCPHCAAIIARKSDLRVHMRNLHAYSATELKCRYCSAVFHERYALMQHQKTHKNEKRFKCEHCSYACKQERHMTAHIRTHTGEKPFTCLSCNKCFRQKQLLNAHFRKYHDANFIPTVYKCSKCGKGFSRWVLY, translated from the exons ATGGAGTGGGCCGGGCACTCCGGCCACGCCTTCCACG GAGCAAAACGAACCTTCCACTGTGATGTCTGCATGTTCACCGCTTCTAGAATGTCGAGTTTTAATCGTCATATGAAAACTCACACCAATGAGAAGCCTCACCTGTGTCACCTCTGCCTGAAAACCTTCCGTACGGTCACTCTGCTGCGTAACCATGTTAACATCCACACAG GAAACAGGCCCTATAAATGTAACGACTGCAACATGGCATTTGTCACCAGTGGAGAACTCGTCCGACACAGGCGCTATAAACATACTCATGAGAAACCCtttaaatgttccatgtgcaagTATGCCAGTGTGGAG gcAAGTAAATTGAAGCGCCATGTCCGATCCCACACTGGGGAGCGCCCCTTTCAGTGTTGCCAGTGCAGCTACGCCAGCAGAGACACCTACAAGCTGAAACGCCACATGAGAACGCACTCAG GTGAGAAGCCTTACGAATGCCACATCTGCCACGCCCGCTTCACCCAGAACGGGACCATGAAAACACATATTCTGCAGAAACATAGCGAAAATGTCCCCAAATACCAGTGTCCCCATTGTGCCGCCATCATTGCACGGAAAAGCGACCTAC GTGTGCATATGCGCAACTTGCATGCTTACAGCGCTACAGAGCTGAAATGCCGCTACTGTTCTGCTGTCTTCCATGAACGCTATGCCCTCATGCAGCACCAGAAAACTCATAAAAATGAGAAGAGGTTCAAGTGCGAACACTGCAGTTACGCCTGCAAGCAG GAACGTCATATGACCGCTCACATTCGTacccacactggagagaaaccattcACCTGCCTTTCTTGCAATAAGTGTTTCCGACAGAAGCAACTTCTAAACGCTCATTTCAGGAAATACCACGATGCAAATTTCATCCCGACTGTTTACAAATGCTCCAAGTGTGGCAAAGGCTTTTCCCGCTGG GTGTTGTATTAG